The following proteins come from a genomic window of Proteiniphilum propionicum:
- a CDS encoding outer membrane beta-barrel protein: MKPKNIIHNSLTVILLSMMNLPVFSQIRFGVKADVGLNNPNFSTSALKVENMTSYSIGPSFEAMLLPLATAKLGIDASLVYNDNRMTVSNLTGTNEVKDISNRYLMMPVNAKLKFGAGLLPIRLFAAAGPYAGYLIHGDKINIEETADNIKAKGFCAGTNIALGVEVLRMIQVGVNYRVQLTDNYSLDKPNWRDPLNGKTNSWNITGSIYF, translated from the coding sequence ATGAAACCAAAGAATATCATTCATAACAGCCTAACAGTAATATTACTGTCAATGATGAACTTGCCAGTTTTTTCACAGATTAGGTTCGGTGTAAAAGCAGACGTGGGATTGAATAATCCTAATTTCAGCACTTCCGCTCTGAAGGTCGAAAATATGACATCATACAGTATTGGCCCATCATTTGAAGCCATGCTTCTTCCGCTGGCAACTGCCAAGCTTGGTATAGATGCCTCACTTGTATATAACGATAACCGCATGACTGTCTCCAATCTTACCGGTACAAATGAAGTAAAAGATATATCAAACCGTTATCTTATGATGCCGGTAAATGCAAAGTTGAAATTTGGAGCAGGCTTGCTCCCGATAAGGCTGTTTGCCGCAGCAGGGCCATATGCCGGATATCTTATCCATGGTGATAAAATAAATATTGAAGAAACAGCTGATAATATAAAGGCTAAAGGTTTCTGTGCAGGAACCAATATTGCCCTTGGTGTTGAAGTGCTAAGAATGATACAGGTGGGGGTGAACTACAGAGTTCAGCTGACCGACAATTACTCGCTTGATAAACCTAACTGGAGAGATCCTCTTAACGGCAAAACAAACTCCTGGAATATTACAGGTTCAATCTATTTCTGA
- the trpS gene encoding tryptophan--tRNA ligase yields MDIVLSGIRSTGKLHLGNYFGALCNFTRMQEENKCYFFIADIHSLTTHPDPKMLHQNVKNVLVDYLAAGIDPEKSVIYVQSDVRETIELYLYLNMHAYMGELSKTASFKEKARKQPDNVNAGLLTYPTLMAADILIHNADKVPVGKDQEQHLEMTRRFARRFNNFYGVEYFKEPVAYNFGKKLVKIPGLDGSGKMGKSEGNAIYLSDTPKEIEKKVKKALTDSGPLEPNSVKPDYIENLFTILRVVSTVEVVQHFEDLWNSCQIRYGDLKKQLAADIIKVTSPIRERILEIKNDDAYLRKVTLEGAEKARENAQKTIADVREIVGFKKF; encoded by the coding sequence ATGGATATAGTTTTAAGCGGTATTCGATCAACCGGAAAATTACACTTGGGTAATTATTTTGGTGCTTTATGCAACTTTACCAGGATGCAGGAGGAAAACAAATGTTATTTCTTTATCGCCGACATACACTCTCTGACAACACATCCCGACCCCAAGATGCTGCATCAGAACGTAAAAAACGTGCTGGTGGACTACCTTGCGGCAGGAATCGATCCGGAAAAATCGGTGATTTATGTACAGAGCGATGTTCGTGAAACAATTGAGCTATATCTGTATCTGAACATGCACGCCTACATGGGGGAGCTGTCAAAAACAGCGTCGTTCAAAGAGAAAGCAAGGAAGCAACCCGATAATGTTAATGCGGGGCTTTTGACCTATCCCACATTAATGGCGGCAGATATACTTATTCACAATGCCGATAAGGTGCCGGTTGGAAAAGACCAGGAACAACATCTGGAGATGACACGACGCTTTGCCCGCCGGTTTAATAATTTCTACGGCGTGGAATATTTCAAAGAGCCGGTAGCTTATAATTTCGGGAAGAAACTGGTTAAGATACCGGGGCTGGATGGCAGCGGTAAAATGGGAAAGTCGGAGGGGAATGCAATATACCTTAGCGACACCCCTAAAGAGATTGAGAAGAAAGTTAAAAAAGCGCTTACTGATTCAGGGCCTTTAGAACCGAATTCTGTTAAGCCCGATTATATAGAAAATCTTTTTACAATACTCCGGGTTGTATCCACCGTAGAAGTGGTGCAACACTTTGAAGATCTGTGGAACAGTTGTCAAATAAGATATGGAGACCTGAAGAAACAGTTGGCTGCTGATATAATAAAAGTCACATCGCCCATTAGGGAGCGGATCCTGGAGATAAAAAATGATGATGCATATCTGAGAAAAGTAACTCTTGAAGGAGCGGAAAAAGCAAGAGAGAATGCACAGAAAACAATTGCAGATGTAAGAGAGATAGTAGGGTTTAAGAAGTTTTAA
- a CDS encoding fumarate reductase/succinate dehydrogenase flavoprotein subunit encodes MNKIDSKIPKGALAEKWTNYKNNQKLVNPANKRRLDIIVVGTGLAGASAAASLGEMGFNVLNFCIQDSPRRAHSIAAQGGINAAKNYPNDGDSVYRLFYDTIKGGDYRAREANVYRLAEVSNSIIDQCVAQGVPFAREYGGLLANRSFGGAQVSRTFYARGQTGQQLLLGAYSALSRAVHNKQVKLYTRYEMVDLVIIDGRARGIIARNLVTGKLERFAAHAVVIATGGYGNTFFLSTNAMTSNGSAAWQCYKKGAYFANPCMAQIHPTCIPVHGEFQSKLTLMSESLRNDGRIWVPKKLEDAKAIREGKLNPTDLKEEDRDYYLERRYPAFGNLVPRDVASRAAKERCDAGFGVGSTGLAVYLDFAEAIGRLGKDVVEARYGNLFQMYEKIVDDNPYETPMMIYPAIHYTMGGIWVDYELMTTIPGLFAIGEANFSDHGANRLGASALMQGLADGYFVLPYTIQNYLADQINIPHFKTDDPEFDKAEKEINNKLDRLMNIRGKHSVDHIHKKLGHIMWDFVGMGRDAEGLKKAIEKLKELKKDFWTNLRIPGNKETLNVELEKALRLADFIEIGELMAHDALDREESCGGHFRIEHQTEEGEALRHDDKFSYVSCWEYQGEEKDPVMYKEPLEYEFVVRQQRNYKS; translated from the coding sequence ATGAATAAAATAGACTCAAAAATACCAAAGGGGGCTCTCGCTGAAAAGTGGACCAACTACAAGAACAATCAGAAGCTGGTTAATCCGGCTAATAAGCGTCGGCTCGACATTATTGTCGTAGGTACCGGACTGGCAGGTGCATCGGCTGCAGCATCGCTGGGTGAAATGGGATTCAACGTACTTAACTTCTGCATACAGGATTCTCCCCGCCGTGCACACTCTATTGCCGCTCAGGGAGGTATCAATGCGGCCAAGAACTATCCTAACGACGGGGACTCCGTTTACCGTCTGTTTTATGACACTATAAAGGGAGGTGACTATCGTGCACGCGAAGCCAACGTCTACCGTCTAGCAGAAGTGTCGAACAGTATTATCGACCAATGTGTGGCACAGGGTGTCCCCTTTGCCCGTGAATATGGAGGATTACTGGCTAACCGCTCTTTTGGCGGTGCACAGGTATCACGTACATTCTACGCCCGCGGACAGACCGGACAGCAACTGCTTTTAGGAGCCTATTCTGCATTGAGCCGCGCTGTTCACAACAAACAGGTTAAACTGTACACACGTTATGAGATGGTGGATCTTGTCATAATCGACGGCCGTGCCCGCGGGATCATTGCCCGCAACCTGGTAACCGGAAAACTGGAACGATTTGCCGCACATGCAGTGGTGATAGCCACCGGCGGATATGGAAACACCTTCTTCCTCTCCACTAACGCGATGACCTCTAACGGTTCGGCTGCATGGCAGTGCTACAAGAAAGGCGCCTATTTTGCCAATCCATGTATGGCTCAGATTCACCCAACCTGCATCCCGGTACACGGTGAGTTCCAGTCGAAACTTACACTGATGTCGGAATCGTTGCGTAACGACGGACGCATCTGGGTACCCAAAAAGCTGGAAGACGCCAAGGCAATTCGTGAAGGGAAACTGAACCCAACCGACCTGAAAGAGGAGGATCGCGACTACTATCTTGAACGGCGCTATCCGGCATTTGGGAACCTTGTGCCGCGTGACGTGGCATCGAGAGCAGCCAAAGAACGCTGCGATGCAGGTTTTGGTGTCGGGTCAACAGGTCTGGCTGTTTATCTCGATTTCGCAGAAGCTATCGGCCGACTCGGAAAAGATGTGGTGGAAGCCCGTTACGGGAACCTGTTCCAGATGTACGAAAAGATTGTTGACGATAACCCCTATGAAACTCCTATGATGATCTATCCTGCCATCCACTACACTATGGGCGGTATATGGGTAGATTATGAACTGATGACCACCATCCCCGGCCTTTTCGCCATTGGCGAAGCCAACTTCTCAGACCATGGTGCAAACCGCCTGGGCGCTTCGGCTCTTATGCAGGGACTGGCCGACGGATACTTTGTGCTTCCTTATACCATACAGAATTATCTGGCAGATCAGATCAATATTCCGCACTTCAAGACTGATGATCCGGAATTCGATAAGGCAGAAAAAGAAATTAACAACAAGCTTGACCGGTTGATGAATATCAGGGGAAAACATTCCGTAGATCATATTCACAAAAAACTGGGCCACATCATGTGGGATTTCGTGGGAATGGGACGAGATGCAGAGGGCCTGAAAAAGGCTATTGAGAAACTGAAAGAACTCAAGAAGGACTTCTGGACCAACCTACGTATTCCCGGTAACAAAGAGACGCTTAACGTAGAACTCGAAAAGGCACTGAGGCTTGCAGATTTCATTGAGATTGGAGAACTTATGGCTCACGATGCCCTCGACCGTGAAGAGTCGTGCGGCGGCCATTTTCGTATTGAACACCAGACAGAAGAGGGTGAAGCGTTGCGTCACGACGACAAGTTCTCTTACGTTTCCTGTTGGGAATACCAGGGAGAGGAAAAGGATCCGGTGATGTACAAGGAACCGCTGGAATACGAATTTGTGGTTCGTCAGCAAAGAAACTACAAATCTTAA
- a CDS encoding succinate dehydrogenase/fumarate reductase iron-sulfur subunit yields MDKDINIKVKVWRQNGPKEKGHFETYPLENISQGSSFLEMLDILNEQLINEGKEPVVFDHDCREGICGMCSLYINGHPHGPDQGITTCQLHMRRFNDGDTITVEPWRSAAFPIIKDLMVDRSAFDKIMQAGGYVSVNTGGIPDANAIPIPRDDAEMAMDAAACIGCGACVAACKNGSAMLFVSAKVSQLALLPQGRVEAARRAKSMVAKMDELGFGNCTNTGACEVECPKNISITNIARLNREFLKAKFKD; encoded by the coding sequence ATGGATAAAGATATCAATATAAAAGTAAAAGTTTGGCGTCAGAACGGACCGAAAGAGAAGGGACATTTTGAGACCTACCCCCTGGAAAATATCTCTCAGGGAAGCTCTTTCCTCGAAATGCTGGATATCCTTAACGAACAACTCATCAACGAAGGAAAGGAGCCTGTAGTTTTTGATCATGACTGCCGTGAAGGCATTTGCGGAATGTGCAGCCTGTATATCAACGGTCATCCTCACGGGCCCGATCAGGGTATTACAACCTGTCAACTTCATATGCGGCGGTTCAACGACGGAGATACCATCACAGTTGAGCCATGGCGCTCTGCCGCTTTCCCTATCATAAAGGATTTGATGGTCGACAGGTCTGCTTTCGATAAGATAATGCAGGCAGGGGGTTACGTATCCGTAAACACGGGAGGTATTCCCGATGCTAATGCTATTCCTATCCCAAGAGACGATGCCGAGATGGCAATGGATGCTGCAGCCTGCATTGGTTGCGGTGCCTGTGTGGCAGCTTGTAAAAATGGGTCGGCAATGCTTTTCGTTTCGGCAAAGGTAAGCCAGCTTGCCCTGTTGCCTCAGGGACGAGTGGAAGCTGCCAGAAGAGCCAAATCAATGGTAGCCAAAATGGATGAGCTGGGCTTCGGTAACTGCACAAATACCGGTGCATGTGAGGTGGAATGCCCGAAAAATATCTCCATCACCAATATTGCACGGTTGAACAGAGAATTTTTGAAAGCTAAGTTCAAAGATTGA
- the priA gene encoding replication restart helicase PriA: protein MFADLILPLPLPGMFTYAIPADMQNKIGKGFRVIVPFGKRKYYTGIVSNIHSKAPQNMAIREIHSLIDSHPVVNEHQLKLWEWISFYYLSSPGDVYKAALPSPMIPADLKPGFKPRTESFIRLHSSLNVKSLPGIIGRAKKQQALLDEISLFLSENKRDSISRKEISGFSSFSPSVLNGLLQKQILETFDMEKGRIVNENMPLRKAYPLSELQQKALNELNNCFNSKQTCLLHGVTSSGKTEIYIHLIDQFTAKGEQTLYLLPEIALTAQLTQRLKSVFGNKIGIYHSKINDNERTEIWQKMLSEDPYMIILGARSSLFLPFQRLGLVIVDEEHETGYKQQDPSPRYHARDTAIMLAHIYEAKTVLGSATPSIESYYNAMTGKYGLVTIKERFNSVHLPEIDIQNTKELRMKRKMKSLLAPDLIKQINNALDNGGQVILFRNRRGFASLIECKLCAWTPKCTRCDVSLTYHKLSNRLVCHYCNTSYPVPSECLNCGEKSLKPLGQGTEQLEEEVNQLFPGAVVARMDMDTTRGKDSYERIIKGFEEKQIDILVGTQMLSKGLDFDNVNVVGIISADSLLNYPDFRSHERGFQLMMQAAGRAGRKNKQGLVIIQSAHPGQPIYRYLLNNDYESFFRSQLTERKLFNYPPYSRIICIIFKHRNEKIVEKASAFFTSYLKQSLQERVLGPNKPIVSRIQMYHIRETVLKLEAGLSPKRVRDTLNNAEKLLREEQEFKYSILYYDVDPL, encoded by the coding sequence ATGTTTGCTGATCTGATACTTCCGCTCCCACTTCCCGGCATGTTCACTTATGCCATTCCAGCAGATATGCAAAACAAGATTGGGAAAGGATTCAGGGTGATTGTACCTTTTGGCAAAAGGAAGTATTACACCGGCATAGTTTCAAATATTCACAGTAAAGCCCCTCAAAATATGGCAATCAGGGAGATCCATTCCCTTATCGATTCACACCCTGTTGTGAATGAGCATCAACTGAAGTTATGGGAATGGATCTCTTTTTATTATCTCTCTTCTCCTGGAGATGTTTATAAAGCCGCTCTCCCCTCGCCTATGATCCCGGCGGATCTTAAACCTGGTTTTAAACCAAGGACAGAGTCCTTTATTCGTTTGCATTCCTCGCTGAATGTCAAATCGTTACCCGGAATAATTGGAAGAGCAAAAAAACAGCAAGCTCTCCTGGATGAGATCTCCCTTTTTCTTTCGGAAAACAAAAGGGATAGTATCAGCAGAAAAGAGATTTCAGGCTTTTCTTCCTTTTCCCCCTCGGTGCTCAACGGATTGCTGCAAAAGCAGATATTAGAAACATTCGATATGGAGAAAGGGCGTATAGTAAATGAGAACATGCCTTTACGGAAAGCTTATCCGTTAAGCGAACTTCAACAAAAAGCACTAAACGAACTTAATAACTGCTTTAACTCAAAACAAACATGTCTTTTACATGGAGTTACTTCAAGCGGAAAGACAGAGATATATATTCATCTCATAGACCAGTTTACGGCTAAAGGAGAACAAACACTCTATCTGTTACCGGAAATAGCTCTTACTGCACAGCTTACGCAGCGATTAAAATCGGTTTTCGGTAATAAGATAGGTATCTATCACTCCAAAATAAATGATAACGAGCGTACGGAGATCTGGCAAAAGATGCTCTCGGAAGATCCCTATATGATTATCCTGGGTGCAAGATCCTCCCTTTTTCTCCCTTTTCAACGCTTAGGGCTTGTAATTGTGGACGAGGAGCATGAAACAGGTTACAAACAGCAGGATCCTTCTCCCCGTTATCATGCACGTGATACAGCAATCATGCTGGCACATATATACGAGGCCAAAACAGTATTGGGATCAGCAACCCCATCTATAGAATCATACTATAACGCCATGACCGGTAAATATGGGCTGGTGACAATAAAAGAGCGATTCAACTCTGTTCATTTACCTGAAATTGATATACAGAATACAAAAGAGCTGCGAATGAAAAGGAAAATGAAATCGCTGCTTGCACCGGATTTGATCAAACAGATAAACAATGCACTTGATAATGGCGGGCAGGTAATTCTATTTCGCAACCGACGAGGTTTTGCCTCACTGATTGAATGCAAACTTTGTGCATGGACACCCAAGTGTACACGTTGTGATGTATCGCTTACCTATCACAAATTGAGCAACCGTCTGGTATGTCACTATTGCAACACCTCATACCCAGTTCCATCAGAATGCCTTAATTGCGGAGAGAAAAGCTTGAAGCCGCTTGGCCAGGGGACAGAGCAGCTTGAAGAAGAGGTGAACCAGCTTTTCCCTGGAGCTGTTGTTGCAAGGATGGATATGGATACAACCCGCGGAAAAGATTCTTACGAACGAATTATCAAAGGTTTTGAGGAAAAACAAATCGATATTTTAGTCGGGACTCAAATGTTATCAAAGGGATTAGATTTTGACAATGTGAATGTTGTTGGAATTATCTCTGCCGACTCCCTGCTCAACTACCCCGATTTTCGTTCGCACGAAAGAGGATTCCAGCTGATGATGCAGGCTGCAGGCCGTGCCGGGCGTAAAAACAAACAGGGTCTGGTGATAATTCAGAGTGCCCACCCTGGACAACCTATTTACCGCTACCTCCTTAATAACGATTACGAATCATTTTTCAGGTCACAGCTTACCGAGAGAAAACTGTTCAACTATCCGCCCTACTCCAGGATAATTTGCATTATATTCAAACACAGAAATGAGAAAATAGTTGAAAAAGCGTCAGCCTTTTTTACCAGCTATTTGAAACAATCTTTGCAGGAGCGTGTTCTCGGCCCCAACAAACCAATAGTAAGCCGGATCCAAATGTACCATATACGCGAAACAGTTCTTAAATTGGAAGCCGGATTGTCGCCGAAACGGGTACGCGATACACTGAATAATGCAGAAAAACTTTTGAGAGAAGAACAGGAATTTAAATACTCTATATTGTATTACGATGTGGACCCTTTGTAG
- a CDS encoding succinate dehydrogenase/fumarate reductase cytochrome b subunit → MSWLIKSSIGRKFTQSISGLFLILFLLFHMSMNLVLIFSYDAYNFIANEILGANWWAVLGTAIIALGFVIHVAYGIILTLQNQKARGSDKYASSSKTPVAWSSKNMFVLGLFVLLFLFLHLYQMWYQMQYKELLMIEGARTDGAQLVEEVFSNLWIVIVYIIAFVSLWFHLTHGFWSALHTVGWNNTVWMKRIKVIGNIFSTIISLGFIVVAIAVHLGYSNILG, encoded by the coding sequence ATGAGTTGGTTAATCAAATCATCTATCGGACGGAAGTTTACACAAAGTATTTCCGGCCTTTTTCTGATTCTGTTCCTGCTTTTTCACATGTCTATGAACCTGGTGCTCATCTTCAGCTATGACGCCTATAATTTCATCGCCAATGAAATCCTTGGTGCTAACTGGTGGGCAGTATTGGGAACTGCAATCATTGCTCTGGGTTTTGTGATTCATGTTGCTTATGGAATTATACTTACGCTTCAAAACCAAAAAGCCAGAGGAAGTGACAAATATGCATCGTCCAGCAAAACGCCCGTAGCTTGGTCCTCCAAAAACATGTTCGTCCTGGGTTTATTTGTGCTGCTTTTCCTCTTCCTGCATCTTTATCAGATGTGGTACCAGATGCAGTATAAAGAACTGCTCATGATCGAAGGTGCCCGCACCGACGGCGCTCAACTGGTGGAGGAGGTATTCTCCAATCTCTGGATTGTAATTGTATACATAATCGCTTTCGTCTCATTATGGTTCCATCTGACCCACGGTTTCTGGAGCGCACTTCATACCGTTGGCTGGAACAACACTGTCTGGATGAAACGAATAAAAGTTATCGGCAATATCTTCTCCACCATTATCTCTCTGGGTTTTATTGTCGTGGCTATTGCCGTTCATCTGGGATACTCCAACATATTAGGATAA